A window of Nitrosopumilus sp. b3 contains these coding sequences:
- a CDS encoding SAM-dependent methyltransferase produces MKIEEYLETLPENLLSGEDVQLPEKSFREIFKFADLGENDIFYHLGCGDEKGIEIAINEFKVKKAVGIDNNSEKIQKSKDKLKEKNLQGEFICSSVDDSDISDATVILFWFTEENVIANMMEKFENLKPETKIITIWGPLPDCLPDKVNFPYIINKTPFKKAENMQEQLLSIFGVKCIDFVTAWEFAERYTKSIGMPEIQNDRFLTIIQTLMIWINAKKLGVACGEEIPESIRTYIKLMKMNFDIDFEHLLNE; encoded by the coding sequence TTGAAAATCGAAGAGTATCTAGAAACACTTCCTGAAAACTTACTTAGCGGTGAAGATGTTCAGCTTCCAGAGAAATCATTTAGAGAGATTTTCAAATTTGCAGATTTAGGAGAAAACGATATTTTTTATCATTTAGGTTGTGGAGATGAAAAAGGAATTGAGATTGCAATTAATGAATTCAAAGTAAAAAAAGCAGTTGGAATAGACAATAATTCTGAAAAAATTCAAAAATCAAAGGACAAGCTAAAAGAAAAAAATCTCCAAGGAGAATTCATTTGTAGTAGTGTAGATGATTCAGATATCTCAGATGCAACAGTTATTTTATTTTGGTTTACAGAAGAGAATGTCATTGCAAACATGATGGAAAAGTTTGAGAATCTTAAACCAGAAACAAAAATAATTACAATTTGGGGGCCTCTTCCAGATTGCCTTCCAGATAAAGTTAATTTTCCATACATTATCAATAAGACACCATTCAAAAAAGCTGAAAATATGCAAGAGCAATTATTATCAATTTTTGGGGTAAAGTGTATAGATTTCGTAACTGCTTGGGAATTTGCTGAAAGATATACCAAATCTATTGGAATGCCTGAAATTCAAAATGATCGTTTTTTGACAATAATTCAAACTTTGATGATTTGGATAAATGCAAAAAAATTAGGAGTTGCATGTGGAGAGGAAATTCCAGAATCTATTCGAACATACATAAAATTAATGAAAATGAATTTTGATATCGATTTTGAACATCTATTAAATGAATAA
- a CDS encoding UPF0147 family protein: MADNAQNKESMKEAIDTLNQIAASNSTPKTIKKSITDLIADLNNEEYSLSVRAANTISLLDDVTQDPNMPSYVRTQLWQAVSKLESIRE, from the coding sequence ATGGCTGATAACGCTCAGAATAAAGAATCCATGAAAGAAGCAATAGACACACTGAATCAGATTGCTGCTAGCAATTCAACACCAAAGACAATCAAAAAATCAATTACAGATTTAATTGCAGATTTGAATAACGAGGAATATTCTTTATCAGTAAGAGCTGCAAATACAATTAGTCTTTTAGATGATGTTACACAAGATCCCAACATGCCATCATATGTAAGAACACAGTTATGGCAAGCAGTTTCAAAGTTAGAAAGCATAAGAGAATAA
- a CDS encoding non-heme iron oxygenase ferredoxin subunit: MGKIIVGKTSDIPPGKMIKVSIDGRDVLVANIDGKFYATDDSCTHSGSSLSEGKLDGCTITCGWHGAQFDCKTGKLEKFPAKIRDLTSYNVVVESDSVFVEM, translated from the coding sequence ATGGGGAAAATCATAGTAGGAAAAACATCTGATATTCCTCCAGGAAAAATGATTAAAGTCTCCATTGACGGAAGAGACGTTTTAGTTGCTAATATCGATGGGAAGTTTTATGCTACAGATGATTCTTGTACTCATTCTGGCTCAAGTTTATCTGAAGGAAAATTAGATGGGTGTACTATAACATGCGGATGGCACGGAGCACAATTTGATTGTAAAACAGGAAAACTGGAAAAATTCCCAGCAAAAATAAGAGATTTAACATCATACAATGTTGTTGTTGAATCAGATAGTGTATTTGTAGAGATGTAA
- a CDS encoding GNAT family N-acetyltransferase, whose protein sequence is MIRVAKNKDKIKILNFCKNTFSWGDYIEYVWDFWLSEDYLFVFDKKSPVGICHAFYSKDQVWIEGIRIDPNFRRQKIASKLVMHAESIGQKKNASFSHMLIDTQNSSSIEMAQSLNYEIFQTWNFYSLLPRINLNHKIKYAESICPKFFTHYVKSWRWLPIDDSTLSQLCENKKIIQSSGFDTDSIAIFTDSEHFDNTLIVTLFPGSKNSVLEIFSFLQNYAIKKKYERIQILTKDLLPTFDSLEHKLSFYLMKKSLINLN, encoded by the coding sequence ATGATTAGAGTTGCTAAAAATAAAGATAAAATTAAAATTTTAAACTTTTGTAAAAATACTTTTTCTTGGGGAGATTATATTGAATATGTTTGGGATTTTTGGCTATCTGAAGATTATCTTTTTGTATTTGACAAAAAGTCCCCTGTAGGAATTTGTCATGCTTTTTACTCAAAGGATCAGGTATGGATTGAAGGAATTAGAATAGATCCTAATTTCAGGAGACAAAAAATTGCTTCAAAACTTGTAATGCACGCTGAATCAATCGGTCAAAAAAAGAATGCTTCTTTTTCCCATATGTTAATTGATACTCAAAACTCATCATCTATAGAAATGGCACAATCTTTAAACTATGAAATTTTTCAAACCTGGAATTTTTACTCACTACTTCCGAGAATAAACCTAAACCATAAAATAAAATACGCAGAATCAATTTGTCCCAAATTTTTCACCCATTATGTAAAATCATGGAGATGGCTTCCTATTGATGATTCTACTCTTTCTCAATTATGTGAGAACAAAAAAATTATCCAATCTTCAGGTTTTGATACTGATTCAATTGCAATCTTTACTGATTCAGAACATTTTGATAATACTTTAATTGTCACATTATTTCCAGGTTCGAAAAACTCTGTATTGGAAATTTTTTCATTTTTACAAAACTATGCAATTAAAAAAAAATATGAAAGGATACAAATTTTAACAAAAGATCTTTTGCCAACATTTGATTCGTTAGAACATAAACTTTCATTTTATTTGATGAAAAAATCGTTGATTAATCTAAATTAA
- a CDS encoding fumarylacetoacetate hydrolase family protein — MKIARLSYGNNETYGFVKGDKVSTKDEITYLTGVPIPQNVKDFLFDGWFDEIKNKIKDLPYDENISKFKILPPIPNPNKIICLAFNYVDHAKEQGLEAPEDPAIVIKPRTALNSTESDIVCPDFVKQLDYEIELALIIGKNCKNISIEEASSAIFGYMIFNDVSARDIQFKDKQFTRGKSFDSFAPCGPWITTYDEIQDAQNLKLTTKINGEIRQNSSTSNMFIKIPEIISKISKVMTLEKGDIISTGTPAGVMLNKPNAIFLKDGDKVEMEIEGLGKLNNTIKFVNLD; from the coding sequence ATGAAAATAGCACGATTATCTTATGGAAACAATGAAACATATGGTTTTGTAAAGGGAGATAAAGTATCAACTAAAGATGAAATAACATACCTAACAGGAGTTCCAATCCCACAAAATGTGAAAGATTTTCTTTTTGACGGTTGGTTTGATGAAATTAAAAATAAAATTAAGGATTTACCATATGATGAAAACATTTCAAAATTCAAAATATTACCTCCAATACCAAATCCGAATAAAATTATCTGTTTGGCGTTTAACTATGTGGATCATGCAAAAGAACAGGGATTAGAAGCACCAGAGGATCCAGCAATTGTAATTAAACCAAGAACTGCACTAAACAGCACTGAATCAGATATAGTATGCCCAGATTTTGTAAAACAACTAGACTATGAAATAGAACTAGCTTTGATAATTGGAAAAAACTGTAAAAATATTAGCATAGAAGAAGCTTCAAGTGCAATTTTTGGATATATGATTTTCAATGATGTATCAGCAAGAGACATTCAATTCAAAGATAAACAATTCACAAGAGGGAAAAGTTTTGATTCGTTTGCACCATGTGGCCCATGGATTACAACATATGATGAAATCCAAGATGCACAAAATCTAAAGCTAACCACTAAAATTAATGGTGAAATTAGACAGAATTCCTCTACAAGTAATATGTTCATTAAAATCCCAGAAATCATTTCAAAAATTTCTAAGGTAATGACGTTAGAAAAAGGAGATATTATTTCCACAGGTACTCCAGCTGGAGTAATGCTAAACAAACCTAATGCAATATTTTTAAAAGATGGGGATAAAGTCGAGATGGAAATTGAAGGTTTAGGTAAATTAAACAATACAATAAAATTTGTTAATTTAGATTAA
- the gltX gene encoding glutamate--tRNA ligase has product MDEELRKEVRKLSLQNAFEHGGKTQDKIILGKILGTKPEYRTKVKEIAKDISEIVNLINQLSPEEQEKEINENFPELLVPKEKIEGREGLPELKDAIQGKVITRFPPEPNGYPHIGHAKAAIINSEYAKMYGGKFILRMDDTNPEAERMEYHAAIKVGLEWLGIEFDLVKNTSDDMEIFYEKGLELINLGKAYICTCKREDISKNRRERKSCKCSMSDIGKNHKNWEKMNSKYKAGEAIVRFRGDMKADNAVMRDPVLFRIIDEKHYTLGEKFRVWPSYDMAVAIEDSIDGVTHAFRSKEFELRKELIDEILDTLKMRKPQQGFFSRLEFKGMPISKRIIKPLIEEGKVSWYDDPRLPTLEALRRRGIKPEAIRKFIMSLGLTKANTLAPFDSLEAFNRKFVDAQSIRLFMVSDAKKLLVRNLSISSVEIPNHPINDKGKRKIEIDEKFYISGEDAKDFKEGARVRLLGLGNILIKKIGDEFEGELTNDEDTKEIAKIQWVPQKTAHQIKMIIPKMLFIEEEFNEDSLEEIDVYTEPYYLQLKEGEEIQFVRFGYCRKDSQNQAIFTHK; this is encoded by the coding sequence ATGGATGAAGAATTAAGAAAAGAAGTTAGAAAATTATCACTTCAAAACGCATTTGAGCACGGAGGGAAAACTCAGGACAAAATAATTTTAGGAAAAATTCTTGGAACAAAGCCAGAATATCGAACCAAAGTAAAAGAGATTGCAAAAGATATCTCGGAAATTGTCAATTTAATTAATCAGTTATCACCTGAAGAGCAAGAAAAAGAAATCAATGAAAATTTTCCAGAACTTTTAGTCCCAAAAGAAAAAATTGAGGGAAGAGAAGGATTGCCAGAATTAAAAGATGCAATTCAGGGCAAAGTTATCACAAGATTCCCACCAGAACCTAATGGATATCCACATATAGGACATGCAAAAGCTGCAATAATTAATTCTGAATATGCAAAGATGTATGGTGGAAAATTCATTCTAAGAATGGATGACACCAATCCTGAAGCAGAGAGAATGGAATATCATGCAGCTATAAAAGTTGGGTTGGAATGGTTAGGTATTGAATTTGATTTGGTAAAAAATACTTCAGATGATATGGAAATATTTTATGAAAAAGGTTTGGAATTAATAAATTTGGGAAAAGCCTACATTTGTACCTGCAAAAGAGAAGACATCAGTAAGAATCGAAGAGAAAGAAAATCCTGTAAATGCAGTATGAGTGACATTGGTAAAAATCATAAGAATTGGGAAAAAATGAATTCAAAATACAAAGCAGGTGAAGCCATTGTTAGATTCAGAGGGGATATGAAAGCAGATAATGCAGTAATGAGAGATCCAGTATTATTCAGGATCATCGATGAGAAACATTACACATTAGGCGAAAAATTTAGAGTTTGGCCTAGCTATGATATGGCAGTAGCAATCGAAGACAGTATTGATGGTGTTACCCATGCATTTCGTTCAAAAGAATTTGAACTTAGAAAGGAATTGATTGATGAGATATTAGATACACTAAAAATGCGTAAACCCCAGCAAGGCTTTTTCTCAAGATTAGAGTTCAAAGGGATGCCTATTTCAAAAAGAATCATCAAGCCATTGATTGAAGAAGGCAAGGTTTCATGGTATGACGATCCAAGATTACCAACTCTTGAGGCACTAAGAAGAAGAGGAATAAAACCTGAAGCAATTAGAAAATTCATCATGTCATTGGGATTAACAAAAGCAAATACTCTTGCTCCTTTTGATTCTCTTGAAGCATTTAATCGAAAATTTGTAGATGCCCAAAGTATTAGACTATTCATGGTAAGTGATGCAAAAAAACTGCTAGTAAGAAACCTATCAATTTCATCAGTAGAAATTCCAAATCATCCAATTAATGACAAGGGAAAAAGAAAAATTGAGATAGATGAAAAATTCTATATTTCTGGAGAGGATGCTAAGGATTTCAAAGAAGGAGCAAGAGTAAGACTATTAGGATTAGGCAACATACTAATTAAAAAAATCGGGGATGAATTTGAAGGAGAGTTAACCAATGATGAAGATACAAAAGAAATTGCAAAAATTCAATGGGTTCCACAAAAAACCGCTCATCAAATTAAAATGATCATACCAAAGATGTTGTTTATTGAAGAAGAATTTAATGAAGATAGTTTAGAGGAAATAGATGTCTACACAGAACCATATTATCTACAATTAAAAGAAGGTGAAGAAATTCAATTTGTTAGATTTGGATATTGTAGGAAAGATTCACAGAATCAAGCAATCTTTACACACAAGTGA
- a CDS encoding polyprenyl synthetase family protein: MKKTKQIEKNAITVNKYLKSKLKGNPKKLYDAAGHLIVNGGKRLRPYMVIRSCQILGGKSSNAMPAASAVEMVHNFTLVHDDIMDNDEMRHGVPTVHKKFGMPIAILAGDVLFSKAFQVISDSKLSPIAITQLVSRLAKGCVDVCEGQLLDVKMAEEGRIPTQADYITMVSKKTAALFDVSCAMGAICATNKASDISNLSSFGRNLGIAFQITDDLIGVMGDPKITKKPVGNDLREGKKSLPILMAIKSAKGKDKKIILKAFGNSKVSKNDLNKAVEVIRSLNIEENVRKQALKYADKAEKSLSRYSGPAKIELISLLDFVVKRSV; encoded by the coding sequence ATGAAAAAAACTAAACAAATTGAAAAAAATGCCATCACAGTTAACAAATATCTTAAATCAAAACTAAAAGGAAATCCAAAAAAACTCTATGATGCAGCAGGACATCTAATTGTAAATGGAGGAAAAAGACTTAGACCTTACATGGTAATTAGAAGTTGTCAGATTTTAGGGGGGAAAAGTTCCAATGCAATGCCGGCTGCCAGTGCAGTAGAAATGGTTCACAACTTTACATTAGTTCACGATGATATCATGGACAATGATGAAATGCGTCACGGTGTCCCTACAGTACACAAAAAATTTGGAATGCCAATTGCAATTCTTGCAGGAGATGTCTTATTTTCAAAAGCATTCCAAGTTATTTCAGATTCCAAATTATCACCTATTGCCATTACCCAGTTAGTTTCGAGACTTGCAAAAGGATGTGTAGATGTCTGTGAGGGGCAATTACTTGATGTTAAAATGGCAGAAGAGGGAAGAATTCCAACACAGGCAGATTATATTACAATGGTCAGCAAAAAAACAGCAGCATTGTTTGATGTTTCATGTGCAATGGGGGCAATATGTGCAACAAACAAAGCTAGTGACATATCAAATCTGTCCTCATTTGGAAGAAATTTAGGGATAGCATTTCAAATAACAGATGATCTAATCGGAGTGATGGGAGATCCAAAGATTACAAAAAAACCTGTAGGGAATGATCTCAGAGAAGGTAAGAAATCACTTCCAATTTTAATGGCAATAAAGTCAGCAAAAGGAAAAGACAAAAAAATAATTTTAAAAGCATTTGGAAATTCTAAAGTTTCAAAAAATGATCTAAATAAGGCGGTAGAGGTAATTCGTTCGCTAAATATCGAAGAAAATGTAAGAAAACAGGCACTAAAATATGCAGATAAAGCTGAAAAATCACTATCAAGATACTCAGGACCTGCCAAAATAGAACTCATATCATTGTTGGATTTTGTAGTTAAAAGAAGTGTATAG
- the idi gene encoding isopentenyl-diphosphate Delta-isomerase yields the protein MSEELVILVDEKDNPIGTEEKVKCHLPNGKLHRAFTALLFDKDGRLVLTRRAKEKMLWPNDWDGTFASHPRESETYVSSGERRMPEELGITGKLDYLHKFEYHVPYKDVGSENEICGTLVGIIDKSTELKEIDGEIDEIKWISARELISELNTNPQNYCPWMLIALELLEKSEQPMLEKYSDILSTWMSNEIHEGLQKAIKVHLPKEKWRLVNEKN from the coding sequence ATGTCTGAAGAATTAGTGATTTTAGTAGATGAAAAAGACAACCCAATAGGTACTGAAGAGAAAGTAAAGTGTCACTTGCCAAACGGAAAACTTCACAGAGCATTTACAGCATTATTATTCGATAAAGATGGAAGGCTTGTTCTTACAAGACGTGCAAAAGAAAAGATGCTCTGGCCAAATGATTGGGACGGAACATTTGCAAGTCATCCAAGAGAATCAGAGACATATGTCTCATCTGGGGAAAGGAGAATGCCTGAAGAATTAGGAATTACTGGAAAGCTAGACTATCTTCATAAATTTGAGTATCATGTTCCATACAAAGATGTAGGCTCAGAAAATGAAATTTGTGGGACATTAGTTGGGATAATTGACAAATCGACAGAGTTAAAAGAAATTGATGGTGAAATAGATGAAATAAAATGGATTTCAGCAAGAGAACTTATCTCAGAACTAAACACAAACCCACAAAATTATTGTCCATGGATGCTAATAGCATTAGAATTACTTGAGAAATCCGAACAACCTATGCTTGAAAAGTATTCAGATATTTTATCAACATGGATGAGTAATGAAATCCATGAAGGATTGCAAAAAGCAATCAAGGTTCATTTACCAAAGGAAAAATGGAGATTAGTAAATGAAAAAAACTAA
- a CDS encoding isopentenyl phosphate kinase: MILIKLGGSIITNKEKPLSPRKKTIDNLTKSLKKISEPIVIVHGGGSYGHYWSVKYDMHTKEKKYDPKGVAIVKNSMIELNKIILDSMLENKLNPYCLPPTDFMSGNKPIIKKIKEIEKISKSKLIPVTYGDALWYGQGKTFILSGDKIMTHLAKILKPRLCIFALNEDGLYSDLKSKKLIYELKGEHPSISENKMDVTGGMTRKVEEATKISRMGVNVFFVNGNNPERIVKAVKNRKFEGTLFRSK; the protein is encoded by the coding sequence ATGATTCTAATAAAATTAGGAGGTTCCATCATCACAAACAAGGAAAAACCGTTATCACCTAGGAAAAAAACAATCGATAATCTTACAAAGAGTTTAAAGAAGATCAGCGAACCAATAGTAATTGTTCATGGGGGTGGCTCTTATGGACATTATTGGTCTGTTAAATATGATATGCATACCAAAGAGAAAAAGTATGATCCAAAAGGTGTTGCAATTGTTAAAAATTCAATGATAGAATTAAACAAAATAATTTTAGATTCAATGTTAGAAAATAAACTAAATCCATATTGTTTGCCACCAACTGATTTCATGTCAGGAAACAAACCAATAATTAAAAAAATCAAAGAGATTGAAAAAATTTCTAAATCAAAATTAATTCCAGTGACATATGGAGATGCTCTATGGTACGGACAGGGTAAAACTTTCATTTTATCAGGAGATAAAATTATGACTCATCTAGCAAAAATACTAAAGCCTCGACTCTGTATTTTTGCATTAAACGAAGATGGGTTGTATTCAGATCTAAAATCTAAAAAATTAATTTATGAATTAAAGGGAGAACATCCGTCAATTTCAGAAAACAAGATGGATGTAACTGGCGGGATGACAAGAAAAGTTGAGGAAGCAACAAAAATTTCGAGAATGGGAGTGAATGTATTCTTTGTGAATGGAAACAATCCTGAAAGAATTGTAAAAGCGGTTAAAAATAGGAAATTTGAAGGTACATTGTTTAGGAGTAAATGA
- the mvk gene encoding mevalonate kinase, giving the protein MKSRASVPGKVILFGEHFVVYGVKSILCAIDKRITVTAEKTKEKKISIKSNIGNLELEKNIPLSEINSPLKPFYFLANKIIKNHDTGIKIIVESNIPLGVGLGSSSACCVAGAAAISRLFSNASKEEILKLAIEAEKTIFQDTSGADCTVCTYGGIMEYDKEKGFIKIESKPNFHLVIANSNIEHSTKSVVAKVNEFKEKNEVEFATLCNNESKLVGEALKEIKENNIKEIGNKVIQNQAYLEKIGVSNDKLRDMIKTGNSVSYGAKITGAGGGGCIFALADESNLDKTIKQFEEKKYDCFSVKIDFVGLHTF; this is encoded by the coding sequence ACCAGGAAAAGTTATTCTTTTTGGAGAGCATTTTGTAGTATATGGAGTCAAATCTATTCTGTGTGCAATTGATAAAAGAATTACAGTTACTGCAGAAAAAACTAAAGAGAAAAAAATTTCCATTAAATCCAACATTGGCAATCTAGAGCTAGAAAAAAATATACCACTTTCAGAAATTAACTCCCCACTAAAACCATTTTATTTTTTAGCAAATAAAATAATAAAAAATCACGATACAGGAATTAAAATCATAGTAGAATCAAATATTCCATTAGGAGTAGGTTTGGGTTCATCATCTGCTTGTTGTGTTGCAGGAGCTGCGGCAATTTCCAGACTATTTTCAAATGCAAGCAAAGAAGAAATTTTAAAACTTGCGATTGAAGCTGAAAAAACAATTTTTCAGGATACATCAGGTGCAGATTGTACTGTATGCACATATGGTGGGATAATGGAATATGATAAAGAAAAAGGATTCATCAAGATTGAATCTAAACCTAATTTTCATTTAGTCATTGCAAATTCAAACATCGAGCATTCAACGAAATCTGTAGTTGCAAAAGTAAATGAATTTAAAGAAAAAAACGAGGTGGAATTTGCCACATTATGTAACAATGAATCAAAATTAGTCGGAGAGGCCTTAAAAGAAATTAAAGAAAACAACATCAAAGAAATTGGAAACAAAGTAATTCAAAATCAAGCATATCTTGAAAAAATAGGAGTATCAAACGACAAATTAAGAGACATGATCAAAACAGGAAATAGTGTTTCTTATGGGGCAAAAATCACAGGTGCAGGTGGAGGAGGCTGTATTTTTGCATTAGCAGATGAATCGAATTTAGATAAAACCATTAAACAATTCGAAGAGAAAAAGTATGATTGTTTTTCAGTAAAAATCGATTTCGTAGGACTGCATACTTTTTAA